The sequence GTAGGGTGTAAGATTTGTGAAGAAATGTGTCCGACACATGCAATATATGTTAGACCTCTTGCTGATGAAGGCAGAGGAATATGGTCAAATTCAACAATGGTTGAAATTAAACGCAAAAGTCAGACCGGATCATATAAAGTTCGTGGCTGCGGATTAACAAGAAGAATCCCCACATTTGATGATTTAAGCATATTGCCTGCACAAGTATCAAGACCTCCGATAGATTCATACAGAGAAACATGCAAAACTTCAGTAGTGCTTGGAGACAGATTTGCAGAAAATCCGATAGAAATAGATACTCCCATCATGATTGGAGCAATGTCTTTTGGTGCATTAAGTAAAGAGGCAAAAATAGCATTAGCTATAGGAAGCAGCAAAGTAGGTTCAATAGCCAACACAGGGGAAGGCGGAATGCTTCCTGAAGAAAGACATTACGCTGATAAACTAATTGCCCAATATGCATCAGGCCGTTTTGGAGTATCTGCCAGCTATTTAAACAATGCAGAAGCTGTTGAAATAAAAATAGGGCAAGGTGCAAAATCCGGTATGGGAGGACATTTACTTGCCCATAAAGTAACCGCTGAAGTAGCCAGAGTTCGAAATATTCCAGAAGGAACCTCCGCATTAAGTCCCGCCAGACACATGGATATTGTTGGACCTGAGGATTTAAGTATGAAAATCAACCAGTTAAGGGAAATTACTGATTGGAAAATACCGATTATTGTAAAATTTGCATCCGGCAGAGTGGAACAAGATGTAAAAATTGCTGCAAAAGCTGGCGCTGATATAATTGTAGTTGATGGTATGCAAGGAGGAACCGGAGCCGGACCGGAGGTAGTTACAGAACATTCAGGAATTCCTACAATAGAAGCTATAGTAAAAGCAGATGATGCTCTTAAAGACATAAATCTAAGAAATGAAGTAAGTCTTGTAGCTGCCGGAGGAATAAGATCCGGAGCAGATGTAGCAAAGGCAATAGCTTTGGGCGCAGATGCAGTATACATTGCTACATCCGCATTAATTTCAATAGGTTGTAAAGTTTGCCAAACTTGTTCTGAAGGCACTTGTCCTAAAGGAATTGCAACACAAGAAAGAGTGCTTAGAAGAAGATTGGACCCTATAAGAAAAGGTCAGCAAGTTGCAAATTATATAGATGCCATGACGCAAGAAGTAAAATCCTTAACTCAGCAAGCGGGAAATACTGATGTAAAAAAACTTGAACGTCAGGATTTAGTTGCATTAACCATGGAATCTTCACAGTTAACAGGAGTGCCAATGGTAAGCAAACAATATTAAATGAACTGCAGCATCTGCAGATATTGATTATATGTTTCGGATTCAGCAGAATAGATGCAGAATATATACTTTGTAAAATATGAAACCATGTGTACTTTTAAATACATGGTTCATACGACAAATTTATTATTTTATGGCGGGTGGGCGGGACATATGCCTTTTTATTTGTAATAAGTCTTTTGCACAAAAAAAGATTTTTCAAATAAAAGCAAACGTATGACAAAATTTAATGTGATTGATGGCCCTATTTGGGTTTTTGGTTTATTTTTACAATAGGGTTATTCTTCACATTTTTAAAATATATGAAAATGGTTCAAATTTTAAATTTTATAAAATAATACTAAATTATACTCATTATTAAAAACAAAACATTGAAAAAATAATCCTGAAAGTTTTTTATGTTTATCATAACTATTTTTATTAAATTCTAATGATTTATTGATTTAATATAATCTTCATCATAGTTATCCAATAATTAATAATGCAAAAAACACACACCACATTACCTATAAAAATTCAATGCAATTGACTTTAAAAATTTCATAACCCTCAAAAAAATAAATTTTAAAGTTTTAAAGTTATAAATTGCCAAATATGTGGATTTCCACATAGTTTAATACGTCTGTTACACATACTCCCTCTTTTTAAAAAGTATTGTCCATTTCAAAAGCATGTGAGGAATATATTTTTATTAAAAATAGTGATTTTTTATTTATTTTAGAATTTTATGTTAAATTTCAACTTAAATATTATTTTCATAATTAATTATGACGATTAATTATCCATTTTCATATTTTTGCCATTTTTTGTTAAAATAGAACCTTTAACAGTTATTTTCATGCCAAATTGTTAAATCATAAAGTATGCTTTAATTAAATAGTGTATAATTATTTATGATAAATTATAAATAATTTTTAATTTTTAAAAAAATTTTTCATTAATTTTATAGAAACATTTAAATACTATCGTGTAAAAAATATTACATGGCTTAACTTTAATTAAATTAAAGTAAAATTGATTAAGTTAAGTCTAAAAATAAAGAGGCTAACATAAATGTTTAAATTTGATAAAGAACAAGTAGTTTTTGACTTCGCAGGAGTCAAAATGGGTGGACAGCCTGGAGAATATCCTACCGTTCTGGCAGGAACAATCTTCTATGGCGGACACAACATTCTTAATGACGAATTAACTGGTGACTTCGATAAAGACAAGGCAGAGAAATTAGTCAATGATATGGCATCCATTTCAGATGTAACCGGTAATCCATACATTGTTCAAGTCTTTGGACAGACAGTCGAAGCACTGCCAAAATATATTGAATATATTGGCGATATATGTGATGCTCCATTCCTTATAGATTCAACATCCGGTGATGCAAGAGTTGCCGGCGCACAATATGCAGACGAAGTTGGATTGACTGAAAGAGCAATATATAACTCCATTAATATGTCAGCAGACAAATCTGAATTAGATGCAATTGCTGAAACCGACATTTCTGCTTCAATTATTTTAGGATTCAACCCTATGAATGCTACAGTTGAAGGTAAAATGAATATGTGGGAAAATGGAGATGACGGAGCATATGAAAAAGGTTTGCTGGAAGTAGCTGAAGAGTGTGGAATTGATAGATTCATGATGGATACAGCAGTTACACCCTTAGGACAAGGTGCTGGAATTGCAGCTAGAACTTCATTTGCTGAAAAAGCAAAATGGGGATATCCTGTCGGATCAGGAATCCACAATGTACCATCAGCATGGGACTGGTTAAGAGAATACAAAAAAGAAGGAAATAAAACTGCATTCACTGTTTGTGATATTGGTGCAAATATTGTTCAGGTAATGTGTGCAGGAGATTTTGTTCTTTTCGGACCAATAGAAAATGCTGACATTGCATTCCCTGCAGTAGCTCAGACAGATATGTTCATATCTGAAGCGGCAAAACCATTAGGCACTGACCCTGTTGATTATCACCCTATGAATAAATTATTATAAGAAACATATCAATATTTAATTCATTTAGCAACCTCAATGAGAGTTGTTCAAAATATCATTAATCATGATATTTGACAAATCTTAACAATTAATCCAAAAAGCCAAATTAGCACTGGAAAACACATCCAGTGCTTTAAAAATTAAACTATTTTTCATTAATATATGTTACAACTTCCATCACATACCAGAACATATTGTTGTGTAAAGTCAGAACTCCTGTTCATTGGATAA comes from Methanobrevibacter sp. and encodes:
- the mtrH gene encoding tetrahydromethanopterin S-methyltransferase subunit H, translating into MFKFDKEQVVFDFAGVKMGGQPGEYPTVLAGTIFYGGHNILNDELTGDFDKDKAEKLVNDMASISDVTGNPYIVQVFGQTVEALPKYIEYIGDICDAPFLIDSTSGDARVAGAQYADEVGLTERAIYNSINMSADKSELDAIAETDISASIILGFNPMNATVEGKMNMWENGDDGAYEKGLLEVAEECGIDRFMMDTAVTPLGQGAGIAARTSFAEKAKWGYPVGSGIHNVPSAWDWLREYKKEGNKTAFTVCDIGANIVQVMCAGDFVLFGPIENADIAFPAVAQTDMFISEAAKPLGTDPVDYHPMNKLL
- a CDS encoding glutamate synthase-related protein, with the protein product MPFTVERKTEICKQNNNRPGCCWYLCDNPKKSSCKNCYSCYSNCPHSVYEVINDEPQPIHQENCVGCKICEEMCPTHAIYVRPLADEGRGIWSNSTMVEIKRKSQTGSYKVRGCGLTRRIPTFDDLSILPAQVSRPPIDSYRETCKTSVVLGDRFAENPIEIDTPIMIGAMSFGALSKEAKIALAIGSSKVGSIANTGEGGMLPEERHYADKLIAQYASGRFGVSASYLNNAEAVEIKIGQGAKSGMGGHLLAHKVTAEVARVRNIPEGTSALSPARHMDIVGPEDLSMKINQLREITDWKIPIIVKFASGRVEQDVKIAAKAGADIIVVDGMQGGTGAGPEVVTEHSGIPTIEAIVKADDALKDINLRNEVSLVAAGGIRSGADVAKAIALGADAVYIATSALISIGCKVCQTCSEGTCPKGIATQERVLRRRLDPIRKGQQVANYIDAMTQEVKSLTQQAGNTDVKKLERQDLVALTMESSQLTGVPMVSKQY